The proteins below are encoded in one region of bacterium:
- a CDS encoding PEGA domain-containing protein, translated as MMKEPTRKSPKAGHKDPATPNIPLRNKEKSRESNIWIAVALVILLAMTIFSSQNSNCKQPSIDIMIATTPDGVDIYRDKIYIGTTNYSLQLKIGREYSYILRKRGYDDLPITIKAERDTSYHYTLIPSFTTIYVQSTPSGASIYGGANYSSLIGHTTHSIPNRQPGDTLKFKLTKSGYYDQMISIVVSQEKSNFHYNLQPILPSAARPSTPTSTSSLASICVVSFPAGASVFLNGDLAGRTPYNATHPAGKYELTLKKNGFKDWYQDFTLGMAGQNINATLQCRTGRLSVTIGPAEFTLWVGSRKYVNSLPDSVMCVGSHTIPIRDSRNVLLWQEAVEINENETTKLHINFKDTAYVFVSARYGNQPVDAYVIVDGDTIKNKEEALKTPLRVPVRVGWRELKLYHKDYEFEVTQFNASQKGVEIEKSLQARPVKNDTLSTKSSGNRGFQN; from the coding sequence ATGATGAAAGAGCCAACTCGTAAGTCCCCAAAAGCCGGACATAAGGATCCAGCGACACCCAATATCCCTCTAAGAAATAAGGAAAAATCAAGAGAAAGCAACATTTGGATTGCGGTAGCCTTAGTTATTCTTCTTGCCATGACAATATTCAGTTCACAAAACTCAAATTGCAAGCAACCTTCTATAGATATAATGATTGCCACTACACCTGATGGCGTCGATATTTACCGAGACAAGATTTATATTGGCACAACCAACTACAGCCTCCAGCTCAAGATCGGGAGGGAATACAGCTATATTCTTCGGAAAAGAGGATATGACGACTTACCAATTACAATAAAGGCAGAAAGAGATACTTCTTATCACTACACACTCATTCCATCTTTTACAACAATTTATGTGCAATCAACTCCCTCAGGTGCATCCATTTATGGAGGCGCTAACTATTCCAGCTTAATCGGTCACACAACGCATTCTATTCCCAACCGCCAACCTGGTGATACACTCAAATTCAAACTGACAAAGTCCGGTTATTACGACCAAATGATTTCCATCGTTGTGTCACAAGAGAAGAGTAACTTTCACTACAACCTTCAACCTATTTTACCCAGTGCTGCAAGGCCATCCACACCAACTAGTACTTCCAGCCTTGCATCCATCTGTGTTGTCTCCTTTCCTGCAGGCGCATCCGTCTTTCTGAATGGGGATTTGGCCGGAAGGACGCCCTACAACGCGACACATCCGGCTGGAAAATATGAACTCACACTAAAAAAGAATGGCTTTAAGGATTGGTATCAGGATTTTACACTCGGAATGGCTGGGCAAAATATCAATGCAACGCTGCAGTGCCGTACGGGTAGGCTCTCAGTCACCATAGGCCCCGCGGAGTTTACGCTATGGGTTGGCAGCCGCAAGTATGTCAATTCCCTTCCCGACAGTGTCATGTGTGTTGGATCGCACACAATACCTATCCGTGATTCCAGAAATGTCCTGTTGTGGCAGGAAGCTGTAGAGATTAACGAAAACGAAACCACGAAGCTTCACATTAATTTTAAGGACACAGCATATGTATTTGTTTCAGCGCGCTATGGCAACCAGCCAGTTGATGCTTATGTCATCGTCGATGGTGACACGATCAAAAACAAAGAGGAGGCCCTGAAAACCCCGTTACGCGTTCCGGTGAGAGTGGGCTGGCGTGAGTTGAAGCTTTATCACAAAGACTACGAATTTGAAGTCACGCAGTTCAACGCCTCCCAAAAGGGAGTCGAAATCGAAAAAAGCTTGCAGGCAAGACCAGTCAAAAACGACACTCTATCAACCAAGAGCAGTGGCAATAGAGGGTTTCAAAATTGA